The Caballeronia sp. Lep1P3 genome window below encodes:
- a CDS encoding Sir2 family NAD-dependent protein deacetylase gives MDTTEDLRKAAEWIRQADGLLITAGAGMGVDSGLPDFRGDRGFWRAYPALEHLRFSFEAMANPQRFYDEPELAWGFYGHRLQLYRDTVPHEGFTLLRKWAERMPRGAFVFTSNVDGQFQKAGFAADRIHEVHGTIHHLQCLKACQPVTWPADGFNPVVNTETARIESELPRCPHCGRLARPNILMFWDGMWVEHESERQEARLKAWYASVNQPVVVELGAGKALPTVRRFGERHARHRLIRINVREAATAPQHGLGFEGGALDTLQQIEAQLNAAGWDDFTV, from the coding sequence ATGGATACGACAGAGGACTTGCGCAAGGCCGCCGAGTGGATCAGGCAGGCGGATGGCCTACTCATTACCGCCGGCGCCGGAATGGGAGTCGACTCGGGACTGCCGGACTTTCGGGGCGATCGCGGATTCTGGCGTGCCTATCCCGCGCTCGAGCACCTTCGCTTCTCCTTCGAAGCGATGGCCAATCCACAGCGTTTCTACGACGAGCCCGAACTTGCGTGGGGGTTTTACGGTCACCGCCTCCAGTTGTATCGGGACACGGTGCCGCACGAAGGCTTCACCCTCCTGCGCAAGTGGGCCGAGCGCATGCCGCGCGGTGCTTTCGTGTTCACGAGCAACGTTGATGGCCAGTTCCAAAAAGCTGGATTTGCGGCGGATCGAATCCATGAGGTGCATGGGACCATCCATCATTTGCAGTGCCTGAAGGCTTGTCAGCCGGTGACTTGGCCCGCTGACGGATTCAATCCGGTCGTGAACACGGAGACAGCCAGAATCGAGAGCGAGCTACCCCGATGCCCGCACTGCGGTCGGCTCGCACGACCGAATATCCTGATGTTCTGGGACGGTATGTGGGTGGAGCACGAGTCGGAGCGGCAGGAGGCCAGGCTTAAGGCGTGGTACGCCTCCGTCAACCAGCCGGTTGTCGTCGAACTGGGTGCGGGAAAAGCGTTGCCGACCGTGCGGCGTTTTGGTGAGCGCCACGCCCGTCACCGGCTCATTCGCATCAACGTGCGTGAGGCGGCGACTGCTCCTCAGCACGGGCTCGGCTTCGAAGGCGGTGCGTTGGACACCCTACAGCAAATCGAGGCGCAGCTTAACGCCGCCGGGTGGGACGATTTCACAGTCTGA